A region from the Xenopus laevis strain J_2021 chromosome 4S, Xenopus_laevis_v10.1, whole genome shotgun sequence genome encodes:
- the btbd8.S gene encoding AP2-interacting clathrin-endocytosis protein isoform X1 — MRPEHQEKIESAALDKGDDRRLAKKPVFTSSQQNRSTLTENKERSQLAVNRTSSKSDLSLTKKMKSESLGASGNTSTAFRNSSGKAKDDDLKSKDGKKILPKGIKDQKQPEKNVTTKPKLLKAKAESNGIAKTETCASKADSTATSKSLSSGRLGARPKASSDSNSQSKLRAHKSIGKNLACPVKCTGNNKPANSTVESANALGSSEEQICPTALDEQNSSNSSPQSCNILPNCLDSPKDLGQAVKSKSAAKMSNGVSIKRKMNEAECQGGTNSISTTKNITSAKESVIEKKKATKCTIITAQQRPKSAPAAVSKKQGTCLQGNGASPQRSAASKQTEIKSDIKTVNKKNSKTALSSSKTSAKQKVQIHKNTLSENICSNANHKESKQKTVTGSSSSKAKTANLNTRRECKDSPCAIKTSCDQQTLQQNKDSTRLDDYKPSVSLENECKQSLCHSSEQPSGHSEEIGVKVITLSMNECCHDNPADKQHSVAQKCMLDLCKSQQNIAEAAEHVITEETLTRDVENKASAEANLALNILGCDHSESKHICDSENSNKCADSSSESELCSVKEVDPNYSKPNGRTGDTESPLIGSQTTNCHTSQGSAINGGEHYMCESSFDIRIGATIESHDSSESKLALHWNKHANTLHDRESPESESGSVSTSSDDIKPRSEDYDAGGSQDDDGSNERGISKCSTMRCHDFLGRSSSDTSTPEELKGYDGSLRIDVKMKKEHSSDLFRVNSTSDDEAPQKRAEIWGQRDKYKNNMNQKAVNCSVQFTHEIERLSSSADETEDDRSEAEKAPSDAALQPFQGIINLAFDDLNELDSVNLQGAAKKNFTRSVLLSVDECEELGSDEGDLNTIPKRDPISPSDVFEKITNEHSAAQNLGCSHIENNFSDMTLQIECRDLQNGRLLNLDPHEVYPECASSEKQPSQEEGKDCVESEICKGNYTHAESDFKSQIRPCHLDLYTTETLSDSQKFFCTGNSCKSQFVDHQERDTHSSPSEKCSSAGHIDDFDSLAQICMYERRPSKSLSPIYEVDPGQGIEQNKNTEPKIVDFGFEDQHFVERDWILLRQLLADHGSDVDIINSVPEDLSLAQYLINQTLLLSREQSKSQGITQAETSSRWGDIASPYDDSTSITVTSFSPDDCSSPHGEWTILELETHH; from the exons ATGAGGCCGGAACATCAGGAGAAAATAGAATCAG CTGCCTTAGATAAAGGTGATGATCGAAGACTTGCAAAGAAACCAGTATTCACTAGTTCACAg caAAACAGATCTACgttaacagaaaataaagaacGTTCTCAATTAGCAGTAAATAGAACCTCTTCAAAAAGTGATTTGTCTCTTACAAAGAAGATGAAATCTGAATCACTTGGTGCTTCTGGGAACACCTCTACTGCATTTAGAAATTCTTCTGGAAAGGCTAAAGATGATGACTTAAAAAGCAAAGATGGCAAGAAAATATTACCCAAAGGCATAAAAGACCAAAAGCAACCAGAAAAGAATGTTACAACAAAACCAAAACTTTTGAAAGCAAAGGCAGAAAGTAATGGAATTGCAAAAACTGAAACATGTGCTTCTAAAGCTGACTCCACAGCCACATCAAAATCATTATCATCAGGAAGATTAGGCGCAAGACCCAAGGCCTCCAGTGATAGCAATTCACAATCAAAGCTAAGGGCTCATAAGTCCATAGGTAAAAACCTTGCTTGTCCAGTAAAATGTACAGGTAATAATAAGCCTGCAAATTCCACTGTAGAATCAGCAAATGCACTTGGATCTTCTGAAGAACAAATATGTCCAACAGCTTTAGATGAACAAAATTCTTCTAATTCTTCACCACAAAGTTGTAACATTTTACCAAACTGTTTGGATAGTCCCAAAGATCTTGGACAAG CAGTTAAATCAAAATCTGCAGCAAAAATGTCTAATGGGGTTTCCATCAAAAGGAAAATGAATGAAGCTGAATGCCAAGGAGGAACCAACAG CATTTCAACAACGAAAAACATTACAAGTGCTAAGGAATCAGTTattgagaagaaaaaggcaactaaaTGCACAATAATTACTGCTCAGCAAAGGCCAAAGAGCGCCCCAGCAGCAGTGTCTAAAAAGCAAG GAACATGTTTGCAGGGCAATGGGGCAAGTCCACAAAGATCCGCTGCTTCCAAACAAACTGAAATCAAGTCAGATATTAAGAccgtgaataaaaaaaattctaaaactgcACTTTCATCAAGCAAAACAAGTGCAAAACAAAAAGTGCAGATACATAAGAACACATTAAGTGAGAATATTTGTTCTAATGCAAACCACAAAGAATCCAAACAGAAAACAGTGACAGGGTCCAGCTCTTCTAAAGCTAAAACTGCAAACCTAAACACCAGAAGGGAATGTAAAGACTCTCCATGTGCAATAAAAACCAGCTGTGACCAGCAAACTCTGCAGCAGAACAAAGATTCTACTAGACTAGATGATTATAAGCCTTCAGTATCTTTAGAGAATGAATGCAAGCAAAGTCTTTGCCATTCCTCTGAACAGCCATCTGGCCATTCTGAAGAAATTGGTGTAAAAGTTATAACATTATCTATGAATGAGTGTTGTCATGATAATCCAGCAGACAAACAACATTCTGTGGCACAAAAATGTATGCTTGATCTGTGTAAAAGTCAACAAAATATTGCAGAGGCAGCTGAACATGTTATCACAGAAGAAACATTGACCAGGGATGTTGAGAACAAAGCATCAGCTGAAGCAAACTTGGCTTTAAATATTCTAGGTTGTGATCATTCAGAAAGTAAACATATTTGTGATTCAGAAAACTCTAATAAATGTGCTGACAGTTCAAGTGAAAGTGAATTATGCTCTGTAAAGGAGGTAGATCCAAATTATTCAAAGCCAAATGGTAGAACAGGTGACACAGAATCCCCCTTAATTGGCTCCCAAACAACTAATTGCCATACCAGCCAGGGCTCAGCAATTAATGGTGGTGAGCACTATATGTGTGAATCCTCTTTTGACATTAGAATTGGTGCCACAATTGAGAGCCATGACAGCTCTGAAAGCAAACTTGCATTGCACTGGAATAAACACGCAAATACATTACATGATAGAGAGAGTCCAGAATCAGAGAGTGGAAGTGTTAGCACATCATCGGATGACATCAAGCCAAGGTCAGAAGACTATGATGCGGGTGGTTCTCAGGATGATGATGGTTCGAATGAAAGAGGAATTTCAAAGTGCAGCACTATGCGTTGCCATGATTTTCTTGGAAGAAGTAGCAGTGACACTAGTACCCCTGAAGAATTAAAAGGATATGATGGCAGTCTGAGAAttgatgtaaaaatgaaaaaggagCATTCTTCAGATTTGTTTCGAGTCAACTCTACAAGCGATGATGAAGCTCCACAAAAACGAGCAGAAATATGGGGTCAGAGAGATAAATATAAGAATAACATGAATCAGAAAGCTGTTAACTGCAGTGTACAATTCACCCATGAAATAGAACGTCTTTCTTCGTCAGCTGATGAAACAGAAGATGACCGTTCGGAAGCAGAAAAAGCACCATCAGATGCAGCACTGCAGCCTTTTCAAGGAATTATAAATTTAGCTTTTGATGATTTAAATGAACTTGACAGTGTAAATCTTCAGGGTgctgccaaaaaaaacttcacaagATCAGTTTTGCTTTCTGTCGATGAATGTGAAGAGCTAGGATCTGATGAAGGAGACCTGAATACAATACCAAAGAGAGATCCGATATCCCCATCAGATGTTTTTGAGAAAATCACCAATGAACACTCTGCAGCACAAAATTTAGGATGTTCACACATAGAGAACAATTTCTCTGATATGACATTGCAAATTGAATGCAGGGATTTACAGAATGGTAGACTTTTGAATTTAGATCCTCATGAAGTATATCCTGAGTGTGCTTCATCTGAAAAACAACCTTctcaagaagaaggcaaagactGTGTAGAATCAGAGATTTGTAAGGGTAACTACACCCATGCAGAAAGTGATTTTAAGTCTCAAATAAGGCCCTGTCATTTGGACCTTTACACTACCGAAACACTATCTGATTCCCAAAAGTTTTTCTGTACTGGGAATTCTTGTAAGAGTCAGTTTGTTGACCATCAAGAGAGAGACACCCATTCATCACCATCTGAAAAGTGCAGTTCTGCAG GACACATAGATGATTTTGACTCATTGGCACAAATCTGCATGTATGAACGTCGTCCTTCAAAATCACTTTCTCCTATATATGAGGTGGATCCAGGCCAAGGAATTGAGCAGAATAAGAATACAGAACCAAAAATTGTGGATTTTGGCTTTGAAGATCAGCATTTTGTTGAAAGGGACTGGATTCTTCTAAGACAGCTTTTAGCTGATCATGGCTCAGATGTCGACATTATAAACTCTGTCCCTGAAGATCTCAGTTTAGCACAATACTTAATAAATCAGACATTGCTTTTGTCTAGAGAACAATCAAAATCTCAGGGTATAACCCAGGCTGAGACTTCAAGTAGGTGGGGTGATATAGCATCTCCATATGATGACTCCACAAGTATCACAGTGACAAGTTTTTCTCCTGATGACTGTTCTTCTCCACATGGGGAATGGACCATTCTTGAATTAGAGAcacatcactaa
- the btbd8.S gene encoding AP2-interacting clathrin-endocytosis protein isoform X2, producing MKSESLGASGNTSTAFRNSSGKAKDDDLKSKDGKKILPKGIKDQKQPEKNVTTKPKLLKAKAESNGIAKTETCASKADSTATSKSLSSGRLGARPKASSDSNSQSKLRAHKSIGKNLACPVKCTGNNKPANSTVESANALGSSEEQICPTALDEQNSSNSSPQSCNILPNCLDSPKDLGQAVKSKSAAKMSNGVSIKRKMNEAECQGGTNSISTTKNITSAKESVIEKKKATKCTIITAQQRPKSAPAAVSKKQGTCLQGNGASPQRSAASKQTEIKSDIKTVNKKNSKTALSSSKTSAKQKVQIHKNTLSENICSNANHKESKQKTVTGSSSSKAKTANLNTRRECKDSPCAIKTSCDQQTLQQNKDSTRLDDYKPSVSLENECKQSLCHSSEQPSGHSEEIGVKVITLSMNECCHDNPADKQHSVAQKCMLDLCKSQQNIAEAAEHVITEETLTRDVENKASAEANLALNILGCDHSESKHICDSENSNKCADSSSESELCSVKEVDPNYSKPNGRTGDTESPLIGSQTTNCHTSQGSAINGGEHYMCESSFDIRIGATIESHDSSESKLALHWNKHANTLHDRESPESESGSVSTSSDDIKPRSEDYDAGGSQDDDGSNERGISKCSTMRCHDFLGRSSSDTSTPEELKGYDGSLRIDVKMKKEHSSDLFRVNSTSDDEAPQKRAEIWGQRDKYKNNMNQKAVNCSVQFTHEIERLSSSADETEDDRSEAEKAPSDAALQPFQGIINLAFDDLNELDSVNLQGAAKKNFTRSVLLSVDECEELGSDEGDLNTIPKRDPISPSDVFEKITNEHSAAQNLGCSHIENNFSDMTLQIECRDLQNGRLLNLDPHEVYPECASSEKQPSQEEGKDCVESEICKGNYTHAESDFKSQIRPCHLDLYTTETLSDSQKFFCTGNSCKSQFVDHQERDTHSSPSEKCSSAGHIDDFDSLAQICMYERRPSKSLSPIYEVDPGQGIEQNKNTEPKIVDFGFEDQHFVERDWILLRQLLADHGSDVDIINSVPEDLSLAQYLINQTLLLSREQSKSQGITQAETSSRWGDIASPYDDSTSITVTSFSPDDCSSPHGEWTILELETHH from the exons ATGAAATCTGAATCACTTGGTGCTTCTGGGAACACCTCTACTGCATTTAGAAATTCTTCTGGAAAGGCTAAAGATGATGACTTAAAAAGCAAAGATGGCAAGAAAATATTACCCAAAGGCATAAAAGACCAAAAGCAACCAGAAAAGAATGTTACAACAAAACCAAAACTTTTGAAAGCAAAGGCAGAAAGTAATGGAATTGCAAAAACTGAAACATGTGCTTCTAAAGCTGACTCCACAGCCACATCAAAATCATTATCATCAGGAAGATTAGGCGCAAGACCCAAGGCCTCCAGTGATAGCAATTCACAATCAAAGCTAAGGGCTCATAAGTCCATAGGTAAAAACCTTGCTTGTCCAGTAAAATGTACAGGTAATAATAAGCCTGCAAATTCCACTGTAGAATCAGCAAATGCACTTGGATCTTCTGAAGAACAAATATGTCCAACAGCTTTAGATGAACAAAATTCTTCTAATTCTTCACCACAAAGTTGTAACATTTTACCAAACTGTTTGGATAGTCCCAAAGATCTTGGACAAG CAGTTAAATCAAAATCTGCAGCAAAAATGTCTAATGGGGTTTCCATCAAAAGGAAAATGAATGAAGCTGAATGCCAAGGAGGAACCAACAG CATTTCAACAACGAAAAACATTACAAGTGCTAAGGAATCAGTTattgagaagaaaaaggcaactaaaTGCACAATAATTACTGCTCAGCAAAGGCCAAAGAGCGCCCCAGCAGCAGTGTCTAAAAAGCAAG GAACATGTTTGCAGGGCAATGGGGCAAGTCCACAAAGATCCGCTGCTTCCAAACAAACTGAAATCAAGTCAGATATTAAGAccgtgaataaaaaaaattctaaaactgcACTTTCATCAAGCAAAACAAGTGCAAAACAAAAAGTGCAGATACATAAGAACACATTAAGTGAGAATATTTGTTCTAATGCAAACCACAAAGAATCCAAACAGAAAACAGTGACAGGGTCCAGCTCTTCTAAAGCTAAAACTGCAAACCTAAACACCAGAAGGGAATGTAAAGACTCTCCATGTGCAATAAAAACCAGCTGTGACCAGCAAACTCTGCAGCAGAACAAAGATTCTACTAGACTAGATGATTATAAGCCTTCAGTATCTTTAGAGAATGAATGCAAGCAAAGTCTTTGCCATTCCTCTGAACAGCCATCTGGCCATTCTGAAGAAATTGGTGTAAAAGTTATAACATTATCTATGAATGAGTGTTGTCATGATAATCCAGCAGACAAACAACATTCTGTGGCACAAAAATGTATGCTTGATCTGTGTAAAAGTCAACAAAATATTGCAGAGGCAGCTGAACATGTTATCACAGAAGAAACATTGACCAGGGATGTTGAGAACAAAGCATCAGCTGAAGCAAACTTGGCTTTAAATATTCTAGGTTGTGATCATTCAGAAAGTAAACATATTTGTGATTCAGAAAACTCTAATAAATGTGCTGACAGTTCAAGTGAAAGTGAATTATGCTCTGTAAAGGAGGTAGATCCAAATTATTCAAAGCCAAATGGTAGAACAGGTGACACAGAATCCCCCTTAATTGGCTCCCAAACAACTAATTGCCATACCAGCCAGGGCTCAGCAATTAATGGTGGTGAGCACTATATGTGTGAATCCTCTTTTGACATTAGAATTGGTGCCACAATTGAGAGCCATGACAGCTCTGAAAGCAAACTTGCATTGCACTGGAATAAACACGCAAATACATTACATGATAGAGAGAGTCCAGAATCAGAGAGTGGAAGTGTTAGCACATCATCGGATGACATCAAGCCAAGGTCAGAAGACTATGATGCGGGTGGTTCTCAGGATGATGATGGTTCGAATGAAAGAGGAATTTCAAAGTGCAGCACTATGCGTTGCCATGATTTTCTTGGAAGAAGTAGCAGTGACACTAGTACCCCTGAAGAATTAAAAGGATATGATGGCAGTCTGAGAAttgatgtaaaaatgaaaaaggagCATTCTTCAGATTTGTTTCGAGTCAACTCTACAAGCGATGATGAAGCTCCACAAAAACGAGCAGAAATATGGGGTCAGAGAGATAAATATAAGAATAACATGAATCAGAAAGCTGTTAACTGCAGTGTACAATTCACCCATGAAATAGAACGTCTTTCTTCGTCAGCTGATGAAACAGAAGATGACCGTTCGGAAGCAGAAAAAGCACCATCAGATGCAGCACTGCAGCCTTTTCAAGGAATTATAAATTTAGCTTTTGATGATTTAAATGAACTTGACAGTGTAAATCTTCAGGGTgctgccaaaaaaaacttcacaagATCAGTTTTGCTTTCTGTCGATGAATGTGAAGAGCTAGGATCTGATGAAGGAGACCTGAATACAATACCAAAGAGAGATCCGATATCCCCATCAGATGTTTTTGAGAAAATCACCAATGAACACTCTGCAGCACAAAATTTAGGATGTTCACACATAGAGAACAATTTCTCTGATATGACATTGCAAATTGAATGCAGGGATTTACAGAATGGTAGACTTTTGAATTTAGATCCTCATGAAGTATATCCTGAGTGTGCTTCATCTGAAAAACAACCTTctcaagaagaaggcaaagactGTGTAGAATCAGAGATTTGTAAGGGTAACTACACCCATGCAGAAAGTGATTTTAAGTCTCAAATAAGGCCCTGTCATTTGGACCTTTACACTACCGAAACACTATCTGATTCCCAAAAGTTTTTCTGTACTGGGAATTCTTGTAAGAGTCAGTTTGTTGACCATCAAGAGAGAGACACCCATTCATCACCATCTGAAAAGTGCAGTTCTGCAG GACACATAGATGATTTTGACTCATTGGCACAAATCTGCATGTATGAACGTCGTCCTTCAAAATCACTTTCTCCTATATATGAGGTGGATCCAGGCCAAGGAATTGAGCAGAATAAGAATACAGAACCAAAAATTGTGGATTTTGGCTTTGAAGATCAGCATTTTGTTGAAAGGGACTGGATTCTTCTAAGACAGCTTTTAGCTGATCATGGCTCAGATGTCGACATTATAAACTCTGTCCCTGAAGATCTCAGTTTAGCACAATACTTAATAAATCAGACATTGCTTTTGTCTAGAGAACAATCAAAATCTCAGGGTATAACCCAGGCTGAGACTTCAAGTAGGTGGGGTGATATAGCATCTCCATATGATGACTCCACAAGTATCACAGTGACAAGTTTTTCTCCTGATGACTGTTCTTCTCCACATGGGGAATGGACCATTCTTGAATTAGAGAcacatcactaa